CGGGAGCACGGCCCGGATGACCGGCTCAGCTTCCACCATGACCTCTTCCGGCGTCCGGTAGTTGATGGTCAGGGAGGCCAGGTTGATCCGGTCGAGGCCGATCCGCTCGAGCCGTTCCCGCCACGACTCCGTGAACCCGTGCCGGGCCTGGGCGCGGTCCCCGACGATGGTGAAGCTTCGGGACGGGCAGCGCAGCAGCAGCATCTGCCACTCCGCGTCGGTCAGTTCCTGCGCCTCGTCCACCACGATGTGTGCGAACGGGCCGGCGAGCCGGTCCGGGTCGGTGTGGGACAGGGCGGCCTCGTCCACCAGGGCGTCCTGGAAGTCCTCGCCGCGCAGCATCGTGACCAGCCCGGTGCCGTACTCGTCGTCGGCGACCGCGATGAGGTCGTCCACGACCCTGGTCATCCGCTCGCGTTCGGCGGCGACCGCGACCTCGTGCCGACGCTTGCGTCGGGACGTCTCCGGGTCACCGAGCCGCTGCCGGGCCGTGTCCAGCAGCGGCAGGTCGGACACGGTCCAGGCCTGCGCGTCCGGGCGTTGCAGCTTCCGGACCTCGTCGGGGCTGAGCCAGGGCGCGCACTTGCGTAGGTAGGCGGGCACCGACCACAGGTCCCCGACGAGGTCGGCCGCTTCGAGCAGCGGCCACGCACGGTTGAAGACCGTGAGCAGTTCCGTGTTCTGCAGCAGCGACCTGCGCAGGAGTTGGGTCGGGGCATCGCCGTCGTGCTTGTCGATCAGGATCGTGAGCAGTGCCGCCCAGATCTGGTCGCGCGCCTCGTTGTGCGGCGTACCGGGATCTGGTGCGTCGAACGCCTCGGCCCAGTCGTCGGCGCTCAGCCAGATGTCGGACCAGTGGGTCGTGACCGTCATCCCCCTGGTCGGCGGCTCCTCGTAGAACCGGACCGCCTCGTCGATCGCCCGCACCAGGTTCGCGGACGACTTCAGCCGGGCCACGTCCGGGTCGGCCTCGACCGCTGCGGTAGCGCCCTCGGCGACGAGGTCCCGCAGGGTGCAGGTCTGCACGCCCTCCTCACCGAGGCTGGGCAGGACGTCGGCGACGTAGGCCAGATAGGGCTGGTGCGGACCGACGAACAGCACGCCACCTCGGCGGTGACCGAGGCGCGGGTCGGCGTAGAGGAGGTACGCGGTGCGGTGCAGCGCGACCACGGTCTTTCCCGTACCCGGACCGCCGTCGACGACCAGGGCGCCGCTGGAGCCCGCACGGATGATGGCGTCCTGGTCGGCCTGGACGGTGCCGAGCACGTCCCGCATCCGGGGCGACCGGCTGCTGCCCAGGCTGGCGATGAAGGCCGACTGGTCGTCGAGCGCGGCATGGCCGGCAAGCCCGTCCGAGGTGAACACCTCGTCCCAGTAGTCGCTGATCCGGCCGCGGGTCCAGCGGTACCTGCGGCGGCTCGCCAGGCCCATCGGGTTGGCGTGGGTCGCCCCGAAGAACGGCTCAGCCGCGGGGGAACGCCAGTCGAGCAGCAGCCGGCGACCCGCGCCGTCCGTGAGGCCGAGTCGTCCGACGTAGACGGGCTCGGAGTTGTCCGCGAGGACCATACGTCCGAGGCACAGGTCCAGACCGAAGCGACGCAGGGCGCGCAGGCGAGCGGTCAGCCGGTAGACCTCCATGTCCCGGTCCATCGCCGCCTGCCCGATGCCGCCGGACGCCCTGCGCTCGGTGTCGAGCCGGTCGGACAGGTCGGCGGCCGACTGCTCGAGGCTCTCCGCGATGGCCGCGAAATGGCGCTCATCGGCGGCGATCAGCTTCGGGGCGGCCTTGGCGGCAAGGCGATCGGGAAGATCGAACGCGCTGGTGGTCAGTGGGTTCACGTCGCGGCTCTCGTTTCCCTCGGGTTTCTGGCTCCGGCCGGCGATTCTGCGGCACCACCCGGGTCTTGCCGCAAGCCCCCTGGTGCGCTATATGTTGAGAGTGGCAGGGAGCAGGTAATCGCCTTCCACCGAATAGTTTCCCTTCAAATGGGGCGATCTCCTCGCAAATCAGCGTGGGGTGCGACCGTGCACCGGCCAAGGGCATGCCACCGGCCTACGTACGCAGCCGCAACGGGTTCACCAGCCTCTTGAGCAGGACTGGCTCGAACGTCGTCCAGTACGACACCTTCCGTGGAACTCGCCGCCGCGCCGCAGAGCACTACGCGGGAGTTGGCTCCCAAACAACGCTTCGCTCGGACGCCTAATACCAGTCGGGGCGGAACCGACGTCAGATCACCACCACCGTGACGCACATATCCGAGGCGGTTTTGGCTTCGCCTCCCGAGACGGTCGGCGGCTCGGGTCAGCGAACCTGGTCTTCCGCCACCCACAGACCGCGCCCTTGCAGGCCCACGACCAGACCACGGTCCTGCAAAATGATCACGGCACGCTGCATGGTCGCCAGACTGGCGACGCTCGATCTTCGTCCAGCCGGCCGGCCTCCGCGTCGTCCCTCCGTCACCGGACGCGGGCGGGCTGGTCAGACCGCGAGGAGAGCGACGTCGTACTTCCGCACCTCGACGTCCCGCGAAACGAGAGTGAGGTCCGCGCAGAGCGCCTGGGCGATGAGCATCCGGTCGAACGGATCGCGGTGGATCAGGGGGAGTCGCCCGGCCACGATGGCGTGCTCGGCAGTGATCGGCAGTTCCCGGAAACCGCTGTTCCGAATCCGTTCCGGCAGGTCGTTCGGCTCCTTGATCTTGCCCATCGCCTGCTTGATGGCGACTTCCCAGATCGTCGCTGAGCTGACGTAGACGTCCGGCTCGTGGTCGAGCTGGTCTTTGAGGTCGTCGGGGAGGGCTGGGTCGTCGGCCAACCACCAGATGACGATGTGCGTGTCCAGCAGGAGCCTCATGAGATCGAGCCGAAGTCTTCCGCGATGGCCTCATTGACCTCGGGAGCGTCCCAGTCCGCCGTGACGGCCAGCGTGCCGCGCAGTGAACCACGTCCGGTACGGGCAACCCGCCGGACCAGCGGAATCACCTTCGCCACCGGCTGACCGGCGCGACTGATGATGATCTCCTCGCCATGCTCGACCCGGTCGATGATCCTCGACAGGTTGGTCTTGGCCTCGTGGATGTTGAACTGGGCTGCGGCTTCGCTCGACATCGCGCCTCCTTAGCTAAGAGGTTAGCCCATCCCTGGTGGGCCGGCCGTCGCCTACGCGATCGCCCACCGACCGTGAACCAGCCCCCGGTACGACCCGGGCCGTACCGGGGACGTTAGCGTCGGGGGCATGAGCGCGAAGTCCGCGCCGGTGCTGCCGGCGGCCAGCGGGGTGGCCGAGGCCGCCGCCGTCCTGCGGTCCGGCGGGCTGGTCGCCTTCCCCACCGAGACCGTGTACGGCCTGGGCGCAAACGCGCTCGACGCGCGGGCGGCGGCCCGGATCTTCGAGGCGAAGGCGCGACCCAGCTTCGACCCGCTGATCACCCACCTCGCCGATGTCGCCGACCTGACGGCGCTGGTCGGCGCGCTGCCGCCGATCGTGGCGGCCCTCGCCGAACGGTTCTGGCCCGGCCCGCTGACGCTGATCGTCGACCGGCCGCCGGCCGTACCGCCGATCGTCACGTCCGGGCTGGACACGATGGCGGTGCGGATCCCCGATCACCCAGTGGCCCGGGAGTTGATCCGCCGGGCCGGGCTGCCGGTGGCCGCGCCGAGCGCGAACCGGTTCGGCATGCTCAGCCCGACCCGGGCCGAGCACGTGGTGGCCGGGTTGGGCGACGCGGTGGACCTGATCCTCGACGGCGGGCCGACCCGGTGCGGCATCGAGTCCACGATCGTCGACGCGCGCGGTGACCAGCCGGTCGTGCTGCGGCTCGGCTCGCTGGCGGTGGAGGCGCTGGTCGAGGCGGTCGGCCCGGTCAGCGTACGGCCGGGCAGTTCCGGCCAGCCGGTCGCGCCCGGCACCCTGGCCGCGCACTACGCGCCCCGGACACCGCTGCGGGTGGTCGACGCCCCGGTCCCGGCCCGGCCGGACGACGGGACGCGCGGCTACCTCGCCCTACGCGAAGCGCCCGAGGGGGCGTACGGGGCGGTGGAGGTGCTCGCCCCCGACGGCGACCTGACCGGGGCGGCGGCCCGACTCTTCGACGCCCTGCACCGGCTCGACGCGACCGGGGTGACCGAGATCGTCGCCGAGCGGGTGCCGGACAGCGGCCTCGGCCGGGCTATCAACGATCGGCTGCGACGCGCCGCCGCCACCTGGCAAACGTCCGGATAGTCCACCATCGGCGGGTCCGGCGCAACCAGGAACGCGACTGACGATGGTCGATTCCTGAAAGCGACGTCCATCGTTGGCACGGGAAAGGGTTCGAGCCGGAGAAGAGGACCCGCCATGGCCGTGCCGACCGTGACCGCGTCGCTGGACGCGACGACGTACGCGCCGGGGGACGAGATGCTCCTGACCATCGCGTACGCCGATGCCGACACCCAGCCGTTGACCGTCACCATCACGGTCACCGACGCCCAGGGCAACCACAGCGCCCCGGTGACCGTCCCAGTCGTCGTCGACCCGCTGGCTGTGACGGTGCAGGACGACTCGGGGCGTACCTGGACCCGGGTGTCGGACACCGGCGCGGTCGCCGTGTTCCGGGCGGTGGCGTGATGCCCCGGGTCACCGTGCGGGTCCGCGACGCCGCCGGTCAGGCGGCGACCGCCGCCCTGGACTACCAGGTCGTCACCGTGCTGGGCGGGTACTACCTGGCTGGCAACGCCGACCCGACGGCCGACATGGTTGGTGGGCGTTTCCGGTCGCTGACCCAGTACCGCAGCTTCGCCGACGGGTACATCTTCCCCGGCTGGCAGAAGGACTGGCTGCTCACCCTCGGCCGCGCGGGCGTACGGGTCAACATGGTGCTGGAGCTGAAGCACTACGGCACCGCCAACCTCGGGGCGCAGACGTTCACGGTCGACGGGGTGACCTACACCGTGCCGGCACCGTCGATGACCATCCAGCAGCGTCCCGGCACGACCTGGCCGAGGGCGTACGGGTACAGCCAGGTCCTCGCCGGGCACTGCGACGGCCTCCTCGCCCGCGCGCTGTCCCAGTACCGGACGATGGGCTTCCCGGTGAACGTCCAACTCGCCTCCGAGCTGGACACCGACCACGAGTTCGGCACCACCGAGGCCGGTACGACGTACACCTGGGCGGAGTCGGACGCCCGCGCGGTGGCCGCGATGTCCTACGTCGTCGACTGGTTCCGGACCCGGTCGCTCCCGGCCGGCACCACGTTCTCGGTCGGTTCCGGCGGCTTCGACCGGTCCGGCTTCCGGCGGACGCACCCGGAGACGCTGATGACCCGGCTGGACTTCCTCCAGTGGAACGTCTACGCCACCGACCCGGCGCACACCGCGCTGGGCCGGTTCCGCCGGACGAAGGACTGGGCGGTCGCCGACCTGGGGCCGGTGGCGCTCTCCCGGCCGGTGCTGATCGCCGAGTGGGGCGTCCGGAAGGCGGAGTTCCCGGACCAGGCGGCGTGGATCGCCACCGTGCCGGACGCGATCCGGCGACTCAACCGGGAGGGTGGCCCCCGGATCGTCCGGACGAACTACTTCAACTCGGGCTGGGGCACGCTGGACCCGAGGGACACCGGGCTGGCCGCCCTGCGGGCCGCGTACGCGAACAGCCCATACGCCTGATCGGCCGCGCCGGGTGGTTGCAGGGGACCCCTGCTCATCAAAAAGCGGTAGGAAGGGTCCCCTGCAACCACCTGACGCCGCAACGTCGCAACGTCCGTCGGCCGTCGTCCAGGCCGCGTCGAGGAGGCTCGCTGCTCGGTGACGAGGGCGTCCCAGCCGACCGTACGGGCCTCGGCGGCGGCGCGCGCCGCCTGGTCGGCCAGATCCGCCGGGCTTTCCGCCGCCTCCGCGGTCGGGGCGTCCACCGCCCGGTCGACCGTACGCGCCGACCCGTCGGCCGCCGCTGCGGTCGGGTCGGCGGCGGCGTCGGTGCGGGTGCACTCGTACGCGGCGAACTTGGTCAGCCGGAGCCGCTGGCCGGGGCGGAGGGGGCCGCTCAGGGCGAGCCGGAACCGGTCGGCCTGGCACCCGGTGTCGGTGGCGGTGGTGTCGGGGGCCTCGACAAGGTGCGCCACGGCCACCGCGACCCGCTGTCCGCTGCGCTCGGTGCGGTGCACCAGCACCCCGTCCGGTCCGTCGGCGCGGCGGTACTCGGCGGCCAGGGGTTCGTCCAGCACGGTGGCGGCCCGAGGGTCGTCGGAGCGTTCCGGAACACGCTGGTTGGCGACCAGGTCGGAGCAGACCCGGACCTCGACCGGCCCGTCCAGCGGCTCCACCTCCCAGCGGACGGCGGCGACCGGACGGCGGGCGAGCGAGACCAGCCGGATGCTGCGGACGCGTACGGCGTGCCCGCCCGGGGAGACCCACTCGGTGTGCCGCTCCACCAGCCCGGCCCGCAGGTCGAGCACCCGCTCGTGACGGCGCAGGGTGCCGGTGCGTACGTCCAGCGGCTCGCCGTCGACCCAGAGGCGGATCAGTGCCGCGTTCGGTGCGCTGACCACGGTGTCGCTGAACTGCGGGAAGGCGTACCCGTCCTCGGGATAGCTCAGGCCCCGCCGTTCGTAGAAGCCGTTGAGGTAACTGCCCGGCATGCCGTACGGCTCACCCTCGTCGAGGTTGCCACGCCAGCCCAGCCAACCGTTGCTCAACGCGAACACCGACTCGGTCTCGCCGAGGCGGTCGGCGTCCGCCTCGGTCCGCCGGATCCGCCAGCCGTCGTCCCCGGCCGGGTGGTCGGCCGGCTGGTGGTCGTGGCCGGTGGTGCGGCCCGCCGGCCGGTGGTCGTGGCCGGGCTGGTGGTCACTGACGGTCGTGTCGGGCACACGGCCTCCCGGTACTCAGGTGCGCGAGACGCCATCCCAGCACATCCGGCTGTGGGGTGACTGAGACGAAGGTCAGGGGCGAGATCTCACCTTCGCACACTGTGCCGGACTCCGCCGATTTCTACCATCCGTAGGGACTGGAGGAGGTATG
The nucleotide sequence above comes from Micromonospora pallida. Encoded proteins:
- the helR gene encoding RNA polymerase recycling motor ATPase HelR, giving the protein MTTSAFDLPDRLAAKAAPKLIAADERHFAAIAESLEQSAADLSDRLDTERRASGGIGQAAMDRDMEVYRLTARLRALRRFGLDLCLGRMVLADNSEPVYVGRLGLTDGAGRRLLLDWRSPAAEPFFGATHANPMGLASRRRYRWTRGRISDYWDEVFTSDGLAGHAALDDQSAFIASLGSSRSPRMRDVLGTVQADQDAIIRAGSSGALVVDGGPGTGKTVVALHRTAYLLYADPRLGHRRGGVLFVGPHQPYLAYVADVLPSLGEEGVQTCTLRDLVAEGATAAVEADPDVARLKSSANLVRAIDEAVRFYEEPPTRGMTVTTHWSDIWLSADDWAEAFDAPDPGTPHNEARDQIWAALLTILIDKHDGDAPTQLLRRSLLQNTELLTVFNRAWPLLEAADLVGDLWSVPAYLRKCAPWLSPDEVRKLQRPDAQAWTVSDLPLLDTARQRLGDPETSRRKRRHEVAVAAERERMTRVVDDLIAVADDEYGTGLVTMLRGEDFQDALVDEAALSHTDPDRLAGPFAHIVVDEAQELTDAEWQMLLLRCPSRSFTIVGDRAQARHGFTESWRERLERIGLDRINLASLTINYRTPEEVMVEAEPVIRAVLPDANVPTSIRSSGIPVVRGSAAELGSILDAWLVAHAEGTACVIGDPTFRATPRVRSLTPELAKGLEFDLVVLVDPDAFGEGVEGAVDRYVAMTRATQQLVLLTSS
- a CDS encoding type II toxin-antitoxin system VapC family toxin; the protein is MRLLLDTHIVIWWLADDPALPDDLKDQLDHEPDVYVSSATIWEVAIKQAMGKIKEPNDLPERIRNSGFRELPITAEHAIVAGRLPLIHRDPFDRMLIAQALCADLTLVSRDVEVRKYDVALLAV
- a CDS encoding type II toxin-antitoxin system Phd/YefM family antitoxin produces the protein MSSEAAAQFNIHEAKTNLSRIIDRVEHGEEIIISRAGQPVAKVIPLVRRVARTGRGSLRGTLAVTADWDAPEVNEAIAEDFGSIS
- a CDS encoding L-threonylcarbamoyladenylate synthase, which translates into the protein MPAASGVAEAAAVLRSGGLVAFPTETVYGLGANALDARAAARIFEAKARPSFDPLITHLADVADLTALVGALPPIVAALAERFWPGPLTLIVDRPPAVPPIVTSGLDTMAVRIPDHPVARELIRRAGLPVAAPSANRFGMLSPTRAEHVVAGLGDAVDLILDGGPTRCGIESTIVDARGDQPVVLRLGSLAVEALVEAVGPVSVRPGSSGQPVAPGTLAAHYAPRTPLRVVDAPVPARPDDGTRGYLALREAPEGAYGAVEVLAPDGDLTGAAARLFDALHRLDATGVTEIVAERVPDSGLGRAINDRLRRAAATWQTSG